From the genome of Desulfovibrio porci, one region includes:
- the mreB gene encoding rod shape-determining protein gives MFLQRFFRFFSKDIAMDLGTANTLLYTRSHGIVINEPSVVAIDTQKNAVLAVGAGAKEFLGRTPRRIRAIRPMKDGVIADFDVTREMIAYFVRKAIDGLRLVKPSMVICIPTGITQVEKKAVIDSALLAGAADVGLVEEPMAAAIGADLPIHEPLGNLVLDIGGGTSEVAVISLAGIANAQSIRVAGDAMNLAVQRYMRDVFRMELGENTAENVKKILGSAMPQPNAPSLEVSGKDLVQGTPKVVTVSEGHIREALREPIQAILETVLRALEKTPPELSADIYRNGMLMAGGGSLLKGLDQFIARETRLKVFVDKDPLTTVLRGTAKAMLDRRAYQAVFIN, from the coding sequence ATGTTTCTGCAGCGTTTTTTTCGTTTTTTTTCCAAAGACATAGCCATGGATCTGGGCACGGCCAACACCCTGCTCTATACCAGATCCCACGGCATTGTGATCAATGAGCCTTCAGTGGTGGCCATTGATACCCAGAAAAACGCCGTGCTGGCCGTGGGCGCCGGAGCCAAGGAATTTCTGGGCCGCACGCCCAGGCGTATCCGCGCCATCCGCCCCATGAAGGACGGCGTCATCGCGGATTTCGACGTCACCCGCGAAATGATCGCCTATTTCGTGCGCAAGGCCATCGACGGCCTGCGTCTGGTCAAGCCCTCCATGGTCATCTGCATTCCTACGGGCATCACCCAGGTGGAAAAAAAGGCCGTCATTGATTCCGCCCTGCTGGCCGGCGCGGCTGACGTGGGGCTGGTGGAGGAGCCCATGGCCGCGGCCATCGGCGCCGATCTGCCCATCCATGAGCCGCTGGGCAACCTGGTGCTGGACATTGGCGGGGGCACTAGCGAGGTGGCAGTCATTTCTCTGGCGGGCATCGCCAACGCCCAGTCCATCCGCGTGGCCGGCGACGCCATGAATCTGGCCGTGCAGCGCTATATGCGCGACGTCTTCCGCATGGAGTTGGGCGAGAACACGGCGGAAAACGTCAAAAAAATTCTGGGTTCAGCCATGCCCCAGCCCAATGCCCCGTCTCTGGAGGTTTCCGGCAAGGATCTGGTGCAGGGTACGCCCAAAGTGGTGACCGTGAGCGAGGGACACATCCGCGAGGCCTTGCGTGAGCCCATACAGGCCATTCTTGAGACTGTGCTGCGCGCTCTGGAAAAAACGCCGCCCGAGCTTTCCGCCGATATTTACCGCAACGGCATGCTCATGGCCGGCGGCGGTTCGCTGCTCAAGGGTCTGGATCAGTTCATCGCCCGTGAAACCCGCCTCAAGGTCTTTGTGGACAAAGATCCGCTGACCACGGTTCTGCGCGGCACAGCCAAAGCCATGCTTGACCGCCGGGCCTATCAGGCTGTTTTCATCAACTGA
- a CDS encoding GAF domain-containing protein, with amino-acid sequence MTANSLEKHILSIVCSVFDAYSAVLFLPDEEGEAHHLSAAFSLGDKISPDIAILPGRGLVGWIIRNRQPLLVPNFDQRQSNLGYYEDGEEASIKAFMGCPVPTGGALCVDSKRQYSFSDKDHKILQLFAELISRQQGSKGRQELAGDIPRYFTELGVIQDLRFRYKRWPQFLQNYLRTMADATGFDYCAFASVDAPGETYCVECESARLLLMDGEPLILPMGSGITGWVFRNDQPVVAEGVEGAPASVLFGKLPDMPDFQAAMCMPVMVNKSTRGVLCLAHTSPRQIDESMRSFVRQAVDHLALFLENLYLKTRLRTMLPKARVHSDGPQAYDPDTAPMPPGKEL; translated from the coding sequence ATGACCGCAAATTCTCTTGAGAAACATATTCTGAGCATTGTTTGCAGCGTTTTTGACGCTTATTCGGCCGTGCTGTTTCTGCCTGACGAGGAAGGCGAGGCCCATCATCTGTCCGCGGCCTTCAGCCTGGGCGACAAGATTTCTCCCGATATCGCCATTCTGCCGGGCAGAGGGCTGGTGGGCTGGATCATCCGCAACCGCCAGCCCCTGCTGGTGCCCAATTTCGATCAGCGGCAGAGCAATCTGGGCTATTACGAGGACGGCGAGGAAGCCAGCATCAAGGCCTTCATGGGCTGTCCGGTGCCCACTGGCGGCGCGTTGTGCGTGGACAGCAAACGGCAGTATTCTTTTTCCGACAAGGATCACAAAATACTCCAGCTCTTCGCGGAACTGATTTCCCGCCAGCAGGGCAGCAAAGGCCGCCAGGAACTGGCCGGGGATATTCCGCGTTATTTCACGGAACTGGGCGTTATTCAGGACTTGCGCTTCCGCTACAAGCGCTGGCCGCAGTTTTTGCAGAATTATCTGCGCACCATGGCCGACGCCACGGGTTTTGACTACTGCGCCTTCGCTTCGGTGGACGCGCCCGGCGAAACCTACTGTGTGGAATGCGAGTCGGCCCGTCTGCTGCTGATGGACGGCGAACCGCTGATTCTGCCCATGGGTAGCGGCATCACCGGCTGGGTCTTCCGCAACGACCAGCCTGTGGTGGCCGAAGGCGTGGAAGGCGCTCCGGCTTCGGTGCTGTTCGGCAAGCTGCCGGACATGCCTGATTTTCAGGCCGCCATGTGCATGCCGGTGATGGTCAATAAAAGCACGCGCGGCGTGCTTTGTCTGGCGCACACCAGTCCCCGCCAGATCGACGAGAGCATGCGCAGCTTCGTACGCCAGGCTGTGGATCATCTGGCGCTTTTCCTGGAAAATCTGTACCTCAAAACCCGGCTGCGGACCATGCTGCCCAAGGCCAGAGTGCACAGCGACGGCCCGCAAGCCTATGATCCGGACACCGCGCCCATGCCGCCCGGCAAAGAACTGTAA
- a CDS encoding 16S rRNA (uracil(1498)-N(3))-methyltransferase, giving the protein MSGPFFYLPPEAWGYEVALEGQEAKHLGQVLRLGPGDEVGLLDGQGRTGRFVIRAAGKKNARLECLDESFTPRPVSLAVMALAFSKAVRRGFFMEKAVELGAHAVWLWQGDHSQGKLPAGARESCLGQMIAGAKQSGNPWLPEVRVLSSGADELAELSRTADQRILPWEMQENVPMLTPDLAGRPGLSVYVIGPEGGFSARELDILHTAGFAAVSLGARVLRCETAATLCLGIHWWASQLPGRGAERAEG; this is encoded by the coding sequence ATGAGCGGACCTTTTTTCTATCTTCCGCCCGAGGCTTGGGGGTACGAAGTTGCCCTGGAGGGCCAGGAGGCCAAACATCTGGGTCAGGTACTTCGTCTTGGGCCGGGCGATGAAGTGGGCCTGCTGGACGGCCAAGGCCGCACAGGCCGCTTTGTCATCCGCGCGGCAGGAAAAAAAAACGCGCGTCTGGAATGCCTGGACGAATCTTTTACACCCCGGCCCGTGTCCCTGGCCGTGATGGCTCTGGCCTTCAGCAAGGCCGTGCGGCGTGGCTTTTTTATGGAAAAAGCCGTGGAGCTGGGCGCGCATGCCGTCTGGCTCTGGCAGGGCGACCACAGTCAGGGCAAATTGCCGGCCGGCGCGCGTGAGTCCTGCCTGGGGCAGATGATCGCCGGAGCCAAGCAAAGCGGAAATCCCTGGCTGCCGGAAGTGCGCGTCCTGAGCAGCGGCGCGGACGAGCTTGCCGAGCTTTCCCGCACCGCCGACCAGCGCATTCTGCCTTGGGAAATGCAGGAAAACGTCCCCATGCTCACGCCGGATCTGGCGGGCAGGCCGGGCCTCTCCGTCTATGTCATCGGGCCCGAGGGCGGTTTTTCAGCGCGGGAGCTGGATATTCTGCACACGGCGGGCTTTGCTGCGGTCAGCCTGGGAGCCCGGGTCCTGCGTTGTGAAACGGCGGCCACCCTCTGTCTGGGCATCCATTGGTGGGCCTCGCAGTTGCCGGGCCGGGGCGCGGAACGCGCGGAGGGCTGA
- a CDS encoding replication-associated recombination protein A, whose amino-acid sequence MAISKPLPERMRPDDVAQFLGQTHLTDRLRSLMQAKRLPSLLFFGPPGCGKSTLALLLAKSTGKKYLRLSAPEAGLQHLRRSLAGVEILVLDELHRFSKAQQDFFLPLVESGELTLLATTTENPSFSVTRQLLSRLHVLRLRPLGRSELMQLARRGAQDLQVRLDDEVLDLLAGVAHGDARSLLNLVEYAAALPEDKRNLEQIKTALPEVLVRHDKDGDSHYELASALIKSIRGSDVDAALYYLACLLEGGEDPRFVCRRLILSASEDVGLADPNALPLAVSCQQAVEFVGMPEGFIPLAETVVYLALARKSNASYAAYLNAVREVKLNGARAVPLHLRNPSTQLQKEWGYGKEYKYPHNYPDSWVEQSYLPPELEGRRFYQPRDNGEEPRLSQWWRKIHKIKKTDDQ is encoded by the coding sequence ATGGCCATCAGCAAGCCCCTGCCGGAACGCATGCGCCCGGACGACGTGGCGCAATTTCTGGGCCAGACTCATCTGACGGACCGTCTGCGTTCGCTGATGCAGGCCAAGCGCCTGCCCAGCCTGCTTTTTTTCGGCCCGCCCGGTTGCGGCAAGTCCACACTGGCTTTGCTGCTGGCCAAATCCACTGGTAAAAAATACCTGCGCCTCAGTGCGCCGGAAGCGGGTCTGCAACATTTGCGCCGCTCCCTGGCCGGGGTGGAGATTCTGGTGCTGGATGAACTGCACCGTTTTTCCAAGGCCCAGCAGGATTTTTTTCTGCCCCTGGTGGAATCCGGCGAGTTGACCCTGCTGGCCACTACCACGGAAAATCCGTCCTTCAGCGTCACCCGCCAGCTCCTCTCGCGGCTACATGTGCTGCGCCTGCGTCCTCTGGGCCGCTCCGAGCTGATGCAGTTGGCGCGGCGCGGCGCGCAGGATCTTCAGGTGCGGCTGGACGACGAAGTGCTGGACCTGCTGGCGGGTGTGGCCCACGGCGACGCCCGCAGCCTGCTCAATCTGGTGGAATATGCGGCCGCGCTGCCCGAGGACAAGCGGAATCTGGAGCAGATCAAGACGGCTCTGCCCGAAGTGCTGGTCCGCCACGACAAGGACGGCGACAGTCATTACGAACTGGCCTCGGCCCTGATCAAGTCCATTCGCGGCAGCGACGTGGACGCGGCCCTCTATTATCTGGCCTGCCTGCTGGAAGGCGGCGAAGATCCGCGCTTCGTCTGCCGCCGCCTGATCCTTTCCGCTTCAGAGGACGTGGGGTTGGCCGATCCGAACGCCCTGCCCCTGGCCGTGTCCTGCCAGCAGGCTGTGGAGTTCGTAGGCATGCCCGAGGGCTTTATTCCTTTGGCCGAAACGGTGGTCTATCTGGCCCTGGCCCGCAAAAGCAACGCCTCTTACGCGGCCTATCTCAATGCCGTGCGCGAGGTGAAACTTAACGGCGCGCGCGCCGTGCCCCTGCATCTGCGCAATCCTTCAACGCAATTGCAGAAGGAGTGGGGCTACGGCAAGGAATACAAATATCCGCACAATTATCCTGATTCCTGGGTGGAACAGTCCTATCTGCCGCCCGAGCTGGAAGGCAGGCGTTTTTACCAGCCGCGCGACAATGGTGAGGAACCGCGGCTCTCGCAGTGGTGGCGCAAAATCCATAAAATCAAAAAAACGGATGATCAGTGA
- a CDS encoding lysophospholipid acyltransferase family protein yields the protein MIPQHIDGVFLEKFLTGDTYRSPGIQAGVFSRMLPSLSFYSRLFLGPVRWLCRRAARGLCDDAAWVYASIWTADLMERMGCPIEVEGMDAITAEDGPCLFVANHMSTLETFMLPGMIRPRRPVTFVVKKSLTTMPFFGAVMRSRDPIVVGRVNPREDLSAVLDGGVERLRKGISIIVFPQSTRSSVFDARHFNSIGVKLARKAGVPIVPVALKTDAWGQGKKIKELGPVKAGMAVRYRFARPMRVRGQGKEEHAAICEYISSTLAAWQEQDGMNR from the coding sequence ATGATTCCCCAGCATATTGACGGCGTTTTTCTTGAAAAATTCCTCACCGGCGACACCTATCGCAGCCCCGGAATCCAGGCGGGCGTATTCAGCCGGATGTTGCCCTCGCTTTCCTTCTACAGCCGTCTTTTTCTCGGGCCGGTGCGCTGGCTCTGCCGCCGGGCCGCGCGCGGACTGTGCGACGACGCCGCGTGGGTCTACGCCAGCATCTGGACGGCGGATCTTATGGAGCGCATGGGCTGCCCCATTGAAGTGGAGGGCATGGACGCCATTACCGCCGAGGACGGTCCCTGCCTCTTTGTGGCCAACCACATGAGCACCTTGGAGACCTTCATGCTGCCGGGCATGATCCGCCCGCGCAGGCCCGTGACCTTTGTGGTCAAGAAGAGCCTGACCACCATGCCTTTTTTTGGCGCGGTGATGCGCTCGCGCGACCCTATTGTGGTGGGCCGGGTCAATCCCCGCGAAGATCTCTCCGCCGTATTGGACGGCGGCGTGGAACGCCTCAGAAAAGGCATTTCCATCATCGTCTTTCCCCAGAGCACACGCTCCAGCGTGTTTGACGCGCGCCATTTCAACAGCATCGGCGTCAAACTGGCCCGGAAGGCGGGCGTGCCCATTGTGCCCGTGGCTCTCAAGACGGATGCCTGGGGCCAGGGCAAAAAAATCAAGGAACTGGGACCGGTCAAAGCCGGCATGGCCGTGCGCTACCGTTTCGCGCGGCCCATGCGCGTCCGGGGCCAGGGCAAGGAAGAGCACGCCGCCATCTGCGAATATATTTCCAGCACGCTGGCGGCCTGGCAGGAACAGGACGGTATGAACCGTTGA
- a CDS encoding protein-glutamate methylesterase/protein-glutamine glutaminase, which produces MIRVLVVDDSTFMRHALVSLLEQDPDIKVAGTARDGQDALKKAVELDADVMTLDVEMPRLDGLATLQNLMKTHPMPVLMVSSLTESGAESTLKAMEYGALDFILKTMSNDRDCFGDELRRKVKAIARKKTIVKLKYRRINHIVQPLAHRSQPSQPADYVQTPCPGPRDLVVIGVSTGGPPVVQKVLSALPADLPACILIAQHMPATFTGPFAKRLDSVCKISVSEAVNGDKFKNGHAYVCPGGKHIGVRMRGPLPEVAVTDEPRDALYKPTVNVLMETAGRSMGRRTLGVMLTGMGSDGCDGARVLKEKGGCLIAQNEASCVVYGMPKAVVDAKLANLILDADEIAQAIITTVRG; this is translated from the coding sequence ATGATCCGTGTCCTTGTTGTGGATGATTCAACTTTCATGCGCCATGCCCTGGTTTCTCTCCTGGAGCAGGACCCGGATATCAAAGTGGCCGGCACGGCGCGTGACGGGCAGGATGCTCTGAAAAAAGCCGTGGAGCTGGATGCCGATGTTATGACCCTGGATGTGGAAATGCCGCGCCTCGACGGCTTGGCTACCCTTCAGAATCTCATGAAAACACATCCCATGCCGGTGCTGATGGTCAGTTCACTCACGGAAAGCGGTGCAGAAAGCACGCTTAAAGCCATGGAATATGGCGCGCTGGATTTTATTCTTAAAACCATGAGCAACGACCGCGACTGTTTCGGCGATGAACTGCGCCGCAAGGTCAAGGCCATTGCCCGTAAAAAAACCATCGTCAAGCTGAAATACCGCCGCATCAATCATATCGTGCAACCACTCGCCCACCGCAGTCAGCCTTCTCAGCCGGCGGATTATGTGCAAACCCCCTGTCCCGGTCCGCGCGATCTGGTCGTCATCGGCGTTTCCACAGGCGGGCCGCCGGTGGTGCAAAAGGTGCTTTCCGCTTTGCCCGCCGATCTTCCGGCCTGCATTCTGATCGCTCAGCATATGCCGGCCACCTTTACCGGCCCGTTTGCCAAGCGTCTGGACAGCGTGTGCAAGATTTCGGTTTCCGAGGCGGTCAATGGCGACAAATTCAAAAACGGCCATGCCTATGTCTGTCCCGGCGGCAAGCATATCGGCGTGCGTATGCGCGGTCCTCTGCCCGAGGTGGCCGTGACTGATGAACCGCGTGACGCGCTGTACAAGCCCACAGTCAATGTGCTTATGGAAACGGCGGGACGCAGCATGGGGCGGCGCACCTTGGGGGTCATGCTCACGGGCATGGGTTCCGACGGTTGCGACGGAGCCCGTGTTCTCAAAGAAAAGGGTGGTTGCCTCATCGCTCAAAATGAGGCCTCTTGCGTGGTTTATGGCATGCCCAAGGCCGTGGTAGACGCAAAACTCGCCAATCTGATTCTGGATGCCGACGAAATAGCCCAGGCCATCATCACAACGGTCAGAGGCTGA
- a CDS encoding HEAT repeat domain-containing protein, whose translation MSMENSQYSAAQILEALQSGDNDVVRSAAFSAGDMGLKEAVPLLCERIKSENIGVQEAAEYGLRKIRGAQSIVELLPLLRSDEAPVRNVAMDILREIGVDSIESMQPYLRDDDPDLRIFIADILGYCLSHQSALLLGDALLKDPEVNVRYQAAVSLGNLAFPESVNDLCQAMHDEEWVQFAVVEALAKIKDPSAINALVQLLPQSSMLVSSAIIDALGGLGDIKTIPLLFNSLENVSVVLRHKIVKAIVQILSGRSLSLLAAKSQERLRAYLLDALSDNDEEIQMAALQGLSAIGKEEASSAILDLATGLDPERKAELYEAAIRAIASIGYNDIVRDALRSEDESRTMIAMEACQLMDDHRPVEEIKNLFWRVSRELQRAAVAEVAQLGSCDDMPFFLSIIDECDDAEVLKSALVFFGNQHTCPDVEDVVFSQLDHRYVDVKEMALEACINLHSANLNARFKERFRSDDAMQRMMAVYALGRYSVTENLTEITEALEDEDPAIRRVAVEAFLNLGGVAERYLPRLLPRLFDEDKDVRVALVDLLGQIGTSAVMPHLVTALRDENEWVRIRAIEALGVNKNAEAVPTLAQMLEHASPMVAFKIIEALGRIGGNVAFSVLLGMMDHEDPEIQHAAADAVAAIQAEQE comes from the coding sequence ATGAGCATGGAAAATTCACAATACAGCGCGGCGCAGATTCTTGAAGCCCTTCAATCCGGTGACAACGATGTCGTGCGCAGCGCGGCGTTCAGCGCGGGCGACATGGGCCTGAAAGAGGCCGTGCCCTTGCTCTGTGAACGGATCAAAAGCGAAAATATCGGCGTGCAGGAAGCCGCGGAATACGGCCTGCGCAAAATCCGCGGCGCTCAATCCATCGTGGAACTGCTGCCCTTGCTGCGCAGTGACGAAGCGCCGGTGCGCAATGTGGCCATGGACATCCTGCGTGAGATAGGGGTGGACAGCATTGAGAGCATGCAGCCCTATCTCCGCGACGACGATCCGGATCTGCGCATTTTCATCGCGGACATTCTGGGCTATTGCCTCAGCCACCAGTCCGCTCTGCTGCTGGGCGACGCCCTGCTCAAGGATCCGGAAGTCAATGTCCGTTATCAGGCGGCCGTCAGCCTGGGTAATCTTGCTTTTCCCGAATCCGTGAACGACCTCTGCCAGGCGATGCACGACGAAGAATGGGTGCAGTTCGCCGTGGTGGAGGCCCTGGCTAAAATCAAAGATCCGTCAGCCATCAATGCCCTGGTGCAGTTGCTGCCGCAATCCTCCATGCTGGTCAGCTCGGCGATTATCGACGCGCTGGGCGGCCTGGGCGACATCAAGACCATTCCTCTGCTGTTCAACTCGCTGGAAAACGTCAGCGTGGTGCTGCGCCACAAGATAGTCAAGGCCATTGTGCAGATTTTGAGCGGCCGCTCGCTTTCCCTGCTGGCTGCCAAGTCGCAGGAGCGACTGCGCGCCTATCTGCTGGACGCTCTTTCCGACAATGACGAGGAGATTCAGATGGCGGCCCTGCAGGGCCTCAGCGCCATCGGCAAGGAAGAAGCCAGCAGCGCCATTCTGGATCTGGCCACGGGTCTGGATCCGGAGCGCAAGGCCGAGCTGTATGAGGCCGCCATCCGGGCCATCGCTTCCATCGGATATAATGACATTGTGCGCGACGCCCTGCGCAGCGAGGACGAAAGCCGTACCATGATCGCCATGGAAGCCTGCCAGCTTATGGACGATCACCGTCCGGTGGAGGAAATCAAAAATCTGTTCTGGCGGGTGAGCCGTGAGCTGCAGCGCGCCGCTGTGGCGGAAGTGGCCCAGTTGGGCAGCTGCGACGATATGCCTTTCTTCCTTTCCATCATCGACGAATGCGATGACGCGGAGGTGCTCAAAAGCGCCCTGGTCTTTTTCGGCAATCAGCATACCTGCCCGGATGTGGAAGATGTGGTGTTCAGCCAGCTCGACCACCGCTATGTGGACGTGAAGGAAATGGCGCTGGAGGCCTGCATCAATTTGCACAGCGCCAACCTGAACGCCCGGTTCAAAGAGCGGTTCCGCAGCGATGACGCCATGCAGCGCATGATGGCGGTGTATGCGCTGGGCCGTTACAGCGTCACCGAAAATCTCACGGAAATTACCGAAGCCCTGGAAGACGAAGACCCCGCCATCCGCCGCGTGGCTGTAGAGGCTTTTCTGAATCTGGGCGGCGTGGCGGAGCGCTATCTGCCCCGGCTGCTGCCCCGTCTGTTTGACGAAGACAAGGACGTGCGCGTGGCCCTGGTGGACCTTCTGGGGCAGATCGGCACCTCGGCTGTTATGCCGCATTTGGTCACGGCCCTCAGGGATGAGAACGAATGGGTGCGGATTCGCGCCATCGAAGCTCTGGGCGTGAATAAAAACGCCGAAGCCGTGCCCACCCTGGCGCAAATGCTAGAACACGCGAGCCCCATGGTCGCATTTAAGATCATTGAAGCGCTGGGCAGGATCGGCGGCAATGTCGCTTTCAGCGTGCTGCTGGGCATGATGGATCATGAAGATCCTGAAATCCAGCACGCGGCGGCTGATGCCGTGGCCGCCATCCAGGCGGAACAGGAGTAA